One Gossypium raimondii isolate GPD5lz chromosome 3, ASM2569854v1, whole genome shotgun sequence genomic window carries:
- the LOC105793938 gene encoding dihydroceramide fatty acyl 2-hydroxylase FAH1: MVAHKFTVDLNKPLVFQVGHLGESYQEWVHQPIVSKEGPRFFDSDFWEFLTRTAWWAIPTIWLPVVCWCISMSVRMGHTLPQTALMVAFGIFLWTFVEYVLHRFLFHIETKSYWGNTIHYLLHGCHHKHPMDGLRLVFPPAAAAILCIPFWNLIKFCATPSTTPALFGGGLLGYVMYDVTHYYLHHGQPTNQVPKSLKKYHLNHHFRIQNKGFGITSAFWDRVFGTLPQTKAADRAR; this comes from the exons ATGGTTGCACACAAATTCACCGTTGATTTGAATAAACCCCTTGTCTTCCAG GTTGGTCACCTTGGAGAAAGTTATCAGGAGTGGGTTCATCAGCCTATTGTGAGCAAGGAAGGTCCTAGGTTCTTTGATAGTGATTTTTGGGAG TTCTTGACTCGCACTGCCTGGTGGGCAATTCCAACCATATGGCTGCCTGTTGTTTGCTGGTGCATTTCAATGTCCGTACGTATGGGGCATACACTTCCCCAAACCGCTTTAATGGTTGCTTTTGGCATTTTTCTGTGGACATTTGTGGAATATGTTTTACACCGATTCCTTTTCCACATTGAAACTAAGAGTTATTG GGGAAACACCATACACTATCTTCTTCATGGCTGCCACCACAAGCACCCTATGGACGGCCTGAGGCTTGTTTTTCCACCTGCTGCAGCTGCTATATTATGCATACCG TTCTGGAATCTGATTAAGTTTTGTGCCACTCCGTCCACTACTCCTGCTTTGTTTGGAGGAGGTTTACTTGGGTATGTGATGTATGATGTCACCCATTACTACCTACACCATGGTCAGCCCACCAACCAAGTTCCTAAAAGCCTTAAG AAATATCACCTGAACCATCACTTTAGGATCCAAAATAAGGGCTTTGGGATCACTTCAGCGTTTTGGGACAGAGTTTTTGGAACCCTTCCTCAAACAAAGGCAGCTGACAGGGCTAGATGA